One Gadus morhua chromosome 13, gadMor3.0, whole genome shotgun sequence genomic window carries:
- the cdab gene encoding cytidine deaminase b, whose product MSAELEKKAVGDGVHPDQGPPGSSETPQEVVDQLIRSSMEAKTHAYCPYSNFRVGAALLTHDNKVFKGCNVENACYNLGVCAERNAMAKAVSEGYKSFRAIAIASDLNDQFIYPCGGCRQFMREFGLSWEVYPTKSDGTHVKMDVSQLLPNSFGPDDLHPHATQ is encoded by the exons ATGTCAGCCGAGCTAGAGAAGAAGGCTGTGGGGGATGGTGTTCACCCCGATCAGGGGCCACCTGGTTCCAGTGAGACACCCCAAGAGGTGGTGGATCAGTTGATCCGCAGTTCTATGGAGGCCAAGACGCACGCCTACTGTCCCTACAGCAATTTCAGGGTTGGGGCGGCTCTCCTGACCCATGACAACAAGGTGTTCAAAG GATGCAACGTGGAGAACGCCTGCTACAACCTGGGTGTGTGCGCCGAGAGGAACGCCATGGCCAAGGCTGTTTCTGAGGGATACAAGAGCTTCAGGGCCATTGCAATCGCAAG TGACTTGAACGACCAATTCATCTATCCGTGTGGGGGCTGCAGGCAGTTCATGCGGGAG TTTGGCCTAAGTTGGGAAGTGTACCCGACCAAATCCGATGGCACTCATGTGAAGATGGACGTGAGCCAGCTGCTGCCCAACTCCTTTGGGCCAGATGATCTCCATCCACATGCAACACAATGA